The Vicia villosa cultivar HV-30 ecotype Madison, WI linkage group LG1, Vvil1.0, whole genome shotgun sequence genome includes a region encoding these proteins:
- the LOC131644828 gene encoding GDSL esterase/lipase At5g45670-like, with product MQHCADSSQVPCLFIFGDSFSDSGNNNYIKTTAKANYLPFGIDFPAGPTGRATNGRTKVDIIGELLGFKKFIPPFANTTGYDILKGVNYASSSAEIRYETGKKNSD from the exons ATGCAGCATTGTGCTGATTCATCTCAAGTGCCTTGCCTATTCATATTTGGAGACTCCTTCTCTGACAGTGGAAACAACAACTATATTAAAACCACTGCAAAGGCCAATTACTTGCCATTCGGTATCGACTTTCCAGCAGGACCAACCGGAAGAGCTACCAATGGAAGAACCAAAGTTGACATAATTG GAGAACTACTTGGATTTAAGAAATTCATCCCTCCTTTTGCAAATACTACTGGCTATGATATACTCAAAGGTGTTAACTATGCATCTAGTTCAGCTGAAATTCGTTACGAAACAGGAAAAAAAAACAGCG ATTAA